Proteins encoded by one window of Leopardus geoffroyi isolate Oge1 chromosome X, O.geoffroyi_Oge1_pat1.0, whole genome shotgun sequence:
- the NHSL2 gene encoding NHS-like protein 2 isoform X4: MMGNSQHKQPRSKSQSRMHSATGHSNSPAGSVACSTTSDIRLSHSVPEGVHGRVAVGQEVHFPNLPSPVLRSPLSDPEETLQVRGGAHPPSMEGIGMVYSIPSSCNGPTESTFSASWKGDTFTYMAPSATSQSTQVSENGKNPSSGNVWVSLHTLPPLVPKEAATLFVTCDNPAGCSGSVGYSEHPAQRRQAVERPSKIGLLTSVTSRMETGPGGSSRFRERSLSVPTDSGTAEVDYDEEQKAGEACALPHASTSSEGSNSADNIASLRAQQETQHRRQRSKSISLRKAKKKPSPPMRSVSLVKDEPVLLPEGGSALPKDQRPRSLCLSLEHQGHHSSQQDAQDHPAVPTFKDPEGTQFSHHWYLTDWKSGDTYQSLSSSSTATGTTVIECTQVQGSSESLASPSTSRATTPSQLSIEVEAREVSSPGRPAGLMSPSSGYSSQSETPTPTVSMSLTLGHLPPPSGSVRVRPVVPERKSSLLPTSPMEKMSKSRLSFDLPLTSSTNLDLSGMSISIRSKTKVSRHHSDTNFGAKLAQKTSPNQPVMPMVTQSDLRSIRLRSVSKSEPEDDIESPDYTEEAGAEVFTLPERKIKPPIAEKPPVARRPPSLVHKPPSVPEEYPLTSLTLAMTPKSSIQHTRPLPPDVYTVVRKPKSSSPEGRSPGESTAASTLVFTPFASSSGAFFSGTQQPPQGSMEDGGPKVRALPERISLQSQEEAEKKKGKIPPPVPKKPSVLYLPLTSPTAQMEVYGTEPRLSLSPIITLQEEASCPPTSDQLQSPGTRMTSTPEAEGEREASPLGSSTEASTEEKSVISDKTAEWIAEEDDDVFVASRTTEDLFTVIHRSKRKLLGWKEPGEAFAGGSRPSSHSPIKNTADSPISESAASAGSSGSANLDAGRNDDFKALLQKKGSKTTPRSRPSAAELLKTTNPLARRIIAQFSKDCETTDDPST, encoded by the exons GTCACAGCAATAGCCCAGCAGGCAGTGTGGCCTGCTCCACCACCTCAGACATCAGGCTCAGTCATTCGGTCCCAGAAGGTGTCCATGGAAGAGTTGCAGTTGGTCAGGAAGTTCATTTCCCAAATCTCCCCTCACCGGTACTGAGGAGTCCTTTGAGTGATCCAGAAGAAACTCTCCAGGTGCGTGGTGGCGCACACCCTCCTAGCATGGAGGGCATAGGAATGGTGTATAGCATCCCCAGTTCTTGCAATGGACCAACCGAATCGACGTTCTCTGCTTCCTGGAAGGGAGATACTTTTACCTACATGGCTCCAAGTGCCACCAGTCAGAGTACTCAAGtcagtgaaaatggaaaaaatcctTCCTCTGGGAATGTTTGGGTGTCTCTGCACACACTGCCACCTCTAGTTCCTAAGGAGGCTGCTACCCTCTTTGTTACCTGTGATAACCCAGCAGGATGCAGTGGGTCAGTTGGCTACTCTGAGCACCCTGCTCAACGAAGGCAGGCAGTGGAACGACCCTCCAAGATTGGCCTTCTCACTAGTGTTACCTCAAGGATGGAGACAGGCCCAGGTGGGTCCAGCAGGTTCCGGGAGCGGTCACTGTCTGTGCCCACAGACTCAGGCACCGCAGAGGTGGACTATGATGAGGAACAGAAGGCTGGTGAAGCCTGTGCCCTGCCTCATGCCAGTACAAGTTCTGAGGGCAGTAACAGTGCTGACAACATTGCCTCCCTTCGTGCCCAACAGGAGACCCAGCACAGAAGACAGAGATCCAAGAGTATCTCGCTCAGGAAGGCCAAAAAGAAGCCTTCCCCACCAATGCGCAGTGTCTCACTGGTCAAAGATGAGCCAGTCCTCTTGCCAGAAGGTGGGTCAGCCCTACCCAAGGACCAGAGGCCCAGGAGCCTTTGCCTCTCCTTGGAACACCAAGGACATCACTCATCCCAGCAGGATGCTCAGGATCACCCAGCTGTGCCGACCTTCAAAGATCCGGAAGGCACACAATTCTCCCACCACTGGTATCTTACTGACTGGAAGTCTGGTGACACCTACCAATCCTTGTCCAGCTCCAGCACTGCCACGGGCACCACAGTCATTGAGTGCACCCAAGTTCAGGGCAGCTCAGAGTCTCTTGCCTCCCCTTCCACGTCCAGAGCCACGACACCTTCCCAGCTCTCCATTGAGGTGGAGGCCAGGGAAGTATCCTCCCCAGGAAGGCCTGCTGGGCTGATGTCACCCTCCAGTGGATACTCCAGCCAGTCAGAGACACCAACACCCACCGTCTCCATGTCCTTGACCCTGGGCCACTTGCCCCCTCCAAGTGGCAGTGTCCGGGTGCGTCCAGTGGTACCTGAGAGGAAGTCATCACTACTCCCGACATCACCAATGGAGAAAATGTCCAAGTCACGGCTGTCGTTTGACCTACCACTGACCTCGTCAACCAACCTGGATCTGTCTGGGATGAGTATCTCCATCCGAAGCAAAACCAAGGTGAGCCGGCATCACTCAGATACAAATTTTGGGGCCAAGCTGGCCCAGAAAACGAGCCCCAACCAGCCAGTTATGCCCATGGTTACTCAGTCTGACCTACGTTCCATTCGCCTGAGGTCAGTCAGCAAGTCTGAGCCAGAAGATGACATCGAGAGCCCTGACTATACTGAGGAAGCAGGAGCAGAAGTCTTCACCTTGccagagagaaagataaaaccTCCCATAGCTGAGAAGCCCCCCGTGGCCCGAAGGCCTCCAAGCTTGGTCCACAAGCCACCATCTGTCCCTGAGGAGTACCCGCTAACTTCGCTTACCTTGGCTATGACCCCCAAGAGCTCCATTCAACACACGAGGCCACTCCCTCCAGACGTCTACACAGTGGTGCGGAAACCAAAGTCCTCCAGCCCTGAGGGCAGAAGCCCAGGGGAGTCAACAGCAGCCTCAACTCTTGTTTTCACACCTTTTGCTAGTTCCTCTGGTGCTTTCTTCTCAGGAACACAGCAACCTCCCCAGGGAAGTATGGAGGATGGAGGCCCCAAAGTGAGAGCCCTGCCTGAAAGAATTAGCCTCCAGAgccaggaagaagcagagaaaaagaaaggcaagataCCACCCCCTGTCCCAAAAAAGCCCAGTGTGCTGTACCTGCCTCTCACATCACCCACAGCTCAAATGGAGGTGTATGGAACCGAACCAAGGCTGTCTCTCAGCCCCATCATCACCCTTCAGGAAGAAGCCAGCTGTCCCCCCACCAGTGACCAACTGCAGTCACCTGGTACAAGGATGACTTCAACACCGGAGGCTGAAGGTGAAAGGGAGGCAAGTCCTCTAG GGAGTTCTACAGAAGCAAGCACTGAAGAAAAAAGTGTAATCAGTGATAAAACAGCCGAATGGATTGCTGAAGAGGACGATGACGTGTTTGTGGCTTCACGCACAACTGAAGATTTGTTTACTGTGATACACAG GTCCAAAAGAAAGCTGCTTGGCTGGAAAGAGCCTGGTGAGGCCTTTGCTGGCGGCAGCAGACCAAGCTCCCATTCACCAATAAAGAACACAGCTGATTCTCCAATCAGTGAGTCAGCTGCTTCTGCGGGGTCAAGTGGCAGTGCCAACCTAGATGCTGGCAGAAACGATGATTTCAAGGCCTTGCTACAGAAGAAGGGAAGCAAGACAACTCCAAGGTCCCGCCCCTCAGCAGCCGAACTGCTGAAGACCACTAACCCACTGGCTCGGAGAATTATTGCACAATTTTCAAAAGACTGTGAAACTACCGATGACCCCAGTACCTAA